A DNA window from Arachis duranensis cultivar V14167 chromosome 3, aradu.V14167.gnm2.J7QH, whole genome shotgun sequence contains the following coding sequences:
- the LOC107481263 gene encoding uncharacterized protein LOC107481263 isoform X3: protein MAFEMPLDQIKQLQILLRKDANLSWYDTEKNDQLSLPKLPSVAETVANLDPSPPYLRCKNCDGRLLRGVQSSICVFCGANPHKDLPPEPIKFKDTLGYKWLLDSLQLDGSEMVAPMEEEENSSSRRRSESKDEIPLSELLDLEIRWPSEAERTLSSNSDSEAFQGKSSLSLAGVDLDGFFDHRESDSNASGQTMAFGDQVGDTASYSAIQAGENLSLFQNVQASELATPTRSMEDQSDDSFSGWAANFRSASSGPVNEEPESSFGHSKVQDTVSGSSKDDFNHSVSKGNDWFQVDGWRTSNLEVPNQSGKPELNVDFNDTKTAESATSSSTRNLDWMQDDQWQRNDNKTTAAVVTEAVEYSFDGWNDFTGSARASAQDPSSIISRSNITEQVGKSEITADNNNTKAEGNSSSIEDFSWMQDGIWPGSNNKTTDTKSTNNVEDSFDDWNDFSGSASAQYLPSNLSNSKITGESGKSELAKNNDDKRIAGDDSGSPRNFDWMQANQWQGSNDQASGIATTNEGADSFDDWNDFTGSPVTQNPSGSVSYSEINVLAGKSGTSADCHQTKTEVGNSSSIEDFSWMQDEGWPGSNNKTTNTKGANEDADSFDDWNDFTGSANAQNLSSNLSNSEIKGETGKSDFAMDNDDKKISEGASGASRNFDWMNDDQWQGSNNQASGIVTTNDDADSADDWNEFTGSSLAQNPSNSVSYSEINALAGKSETSADSHQTKTEVGNSSSIDDFSWMQDGGWPDSHNKTTDTKGANEDADSFDDWNDFTGSANAQISSSNPSNSETTGKTGKSEFAMDSDDKRIAVGASGSSSFDWMKDDQWKGSHNQASGIATSNEGADSFDDWNDFTGSTVTQNPSSSVSYSEINVLAGKSETSADCHQTKTEVGNSSSIEDFSWMQDEGWPGKNNKTTDTKGANEDADSFDDWNDFIGSANAQYSSKNIDWKQDNQWQGSQNQASGILTADEGADSFDDWNDFTGSSVTQHPSSNASYSGQSVASDFHQTKKQVGANSSVQLQSFDWMQNDLCPVSQKKSNDPKTTNVVSDSFDDIWNGFKQKATTRDSSGTISIPVQTSSEQSSVLNLFSSSNKSHSVNF, encoded by the exons ATGGCGTTCGAGATGCCATTGGATCAGATAAAGCAGTTACAGATCTTGCTTCGCAAAGATGCCAACCTCTCGTGGTACGACACCGAAAAGAACGACCAACTCTCCCTCCCCAAGCTTCCTTCCGTTGCCGAAACCGTCGCCAATCTCGATCCCTCGCCACCGTACCTTCGCTGCAAGAACTGCGATGGTAGGCTCCTCCGCGGGGTGCAGTCCTCCATCTGCGTCTTTTGCGGCGCCAATCCTCACAAGGATCTCCCTCCCGAGCCCATCAAGTTCAAGGACACACTCGGTTACAAGTGGCTCCTTGATTCCCTTCAGCTCGATGGATCG GAGATGGTGGCACCtatggaggaggaggagaattCATCAAGCAGGAGGAGGAGTGAATCTAAAGATGAGATCCCCTTATCTGAGCTGCTAGATTTGGAAATTAGATGGCCAAGTGAGGCAGAGAGAACTCTGTCTAGTAATTCAGATTCGGAAGCATTCCAGGGGAAGAGTTCGTTGAGTTTGGCTGGAGTTGATCTTGATGGTTTTTTCGATCACAGGGAATCCGATTCAAATGCGTCTGGACAGACAATGGCTTTCGGAGATCAAGTGGGTGATACTGCTTCTTATAGTGCCATCCAAGCTGGTGAAAATCTTAGTTTGTTTCAGAATGTCCAAGCTTCAGAATTGGCTACACCTACAAGGTCTATGGAAGATCAGAGTGATGATTCCTTTTCTGGTTGGGCGGCCAACTTTAGATCCGCTAGTTCTGGTCCAGTTAATGAAGAGCCCGAGTCATCATTTGGTCATTCTAAAGTTCAAGATACAGTATCTGGATCCTCGAAAGATGATTTCAATCATTCAGTGTCCAAAGGAAATGATTGGTTTCAGGTTGATGGATGGAGAACTTCTAACCTAGAGGTACCTAACCAGAGCGGCAAACCAGAGCTGAATGTGGATTTTAATGATACCAAAACAGCAGAAAGCGCTACCAGTTCCTCTACCAGAAATTTGGACTGGATGCAAGATGACCAATGGCAAAGGAATGATAATAAAACAACTGCTGCTGTTGTTACTGAGGCGGTTGAATATTCATTTGATGGATGGAATGATTTTACTGGCTCAGCTAGAGCTAGTGCACAAGATCCTTCAAGTATTATTTCCAGATCAAATATAACTGAGCAGGTTGGAAAATCTGAAATTACCGCTGATAACAACAATACCAAAGCAGAAGGTAATAGCTCTTCTATTGAAGATTTCAGCTGGATGCAAGATGGCATATGGCCAGGTAGCAATAACAAGACAACTGATACCAAGAGTACTAATAACGTTGAGGATTCATTTGATGACTGGAATGATTTCAGTGGATCAGCCAGTGCACAATATTTGCCCAGTAATCTCTCCAACTCCAAGATAACAG GTGAGTCTGGCAAATCCGAACTTGCCAAGAATAATGATGATAAAAGAATAGCAGGGGATGATAGTGGCTCACCTAGAAATTTTGACTGGATGCAAGCCAATCAATGGCAGGGGAGTAATGACCAAGCTTCTGGTATTGCGACCACTAATGAGGGTGCTGATTCATTTGATGATTGGAATGATTTTACTGGATCCCCTGTTACACAAAATCCTTCCGGTAGTGTTTCTTATTCTGAGATAAATGTTCTAGCTGGGAAATCTGGGACTTCTGCTGACTGTCATCAAACTAAAACAGAAGTAGGTAATAGCTCTTCTATTGAAGATTTCAGCTGGATGCAAGATGAAGGATGGCCAGGTAGCAATAACAAGACAACTAATACCAAGGGTGCTAATGAAGATGCTGATTCATTTGATGACTGGAATGATTTCACTGGATCAGCCAATGCCCAAAATTTGTCCAGTAACCTCTCCAACTCTGAGATAAAGGGTGAGACTGGCAAATCTGACTTTGCCATGGATAATGATGATAAAAAGATATCAGAAGGTGCTAGTGGTGCATCTAGAAATTTTGACTGGATGAATGATGATCAATGGCAGGGGAGCAATAACCAGGCTTCTGGTATTGTGACTACTAATGATGATGCTGATTCAGCTGATGATTGGAATGAATTTACTGGATCCTCTCTTGCACAAAACCCTTCTAATAGTGTTTCGTATTCCGAGATAAATGCTCTTGCTGGGAAATCTGAGACTTCTGCTGATTCTCATCAAACCAAAACGGAGGTAGGTAATAGCTCTTCTATTGATGATTTCAGCTGGATGCAAGATGGAGGATGGCCAGATAGCCATAACAAGACAACTGACACGAAGGGTGCTAATGAAGATGCTGATTCATTTGATGACTGGAATGATTTCACTGGATCAGCCAATGCACAAATTTCATCAAGTAATCCCTCCAACTCTGAGACAACTGGCAAGACTGGCAAATCTGAGTTTGCAATGGATAGTGATGATAAAAGAATAGCAGTTGGTGCTAGTGGCTCATCAAGTTTTGACTGGATGAAAGATGATCAATGGAAGGGGAGCCATAACCAGGCTTCTGGTATTGCAACCTCTAATGAGGGTGCTGATTCATTTGATGATTGGAATGATTTTACTGGATCCACTGTTACACAAAATCCTTCCAGTAGTGTTTCATATTCTGAGATAAATGTTCTAGCTGGGAAATCTGAGACTTCTGCTGATTGTCATCAAACTAAAACAGAAGTAGGTAATAGCTCTTCTATTGAAGATTTCAGCTGGATGCAAGATGAAGGATGGCCAGGTAAAAATAACAAGACAACTGATACCAAGGGTGCTAATGAAGATGCTGATTCATTTGATGACTGGAATGATTTCATTGGATCAGCCAATGCACAATATTCCTCTAAAAATATTGACTGGAAACAAGATAATCAATGGCAGGGGAGCCAAAACCAGGCTTCTGGTATTTTGACTGCTGATGAAGGTGCTGATTCATTTGATGATTGGAATGATTTTACCGGCTCCTCTGTTACACAACATCCTTCTAGTAATGCTTCATATTCTGGGCAATCTGTGGCTTCTGATTTTCATCAAACCAAAAAACAAGTTGGTGCTAATAGTTCAGTTCAACTTCAAAGTTTTGATTGGATGCAAAATGACCTATGCCCAGTTagccaaaaaaaatcaaatgatcCCAAAACTACTAATGTAGTTTCTGATTCATTTGATGATATTTGGAATGGCTTCAAACAAAAGGCCACTACACGAGATTCTTCCGGCACTATTTCAATACCAGTTCAGACTTCTTCTGAGCAAAGTTCTGTCTTGAATTTGTTCAGCTCCTCAAACAAATCACATAGTGTGAATTTTTAG
- the LOC107481263 gene encoding uncharacterized protein LOC107481263 isoform X1, producing the protein MAFEMPLDQIKQLQILLRKDANLSWYDTEKNDQLSLPKLPSVAETVANLDPSPPYLRCKNCDGRLLRGVQSSICVFCGANPHKDLPPEPIKFKDTLGYKWLLDSLQLDGSEMVAPMEEEENSSSRRRSESKDEIPLSELLDLEIRWPSEAERTLSSNSDSEAFQGKSSLSLAGVDLDGFFDHRESDSNASGQTMAFGDQVGDTASYSAIQAGENLSLFQNVQASELATPTRSMEDQSDDSFSGWAANFRSASSGPVNEEPESSFGHSKVQDTVSGSSKDDFNHSVSKGNDWFQVDGWRTSNLEVPNQSGKPELNVDFNDTKTAESATSSSTRNLDWMQDDQWQRNDNKTTAAVVTEAVEYSFDGWNDFTGSARASAQDPSSIISRSNITEQVGKSEITADNNNTKAEGNSSSIEDFSWMQDGIWPGSNNKTTDTKSTNNVEDSFDDWNDFSGSASAQYLPSNLSNSKITGESGKSELAKNNDDKRIAGGDSGSSRNFDWMQDDQQLVSNNQASDVVTTNEDADSFDNWNDLTGSPVTQNPSNSVLYSETNILAGKSETSVDAHQTKTEVGNSSSIEDFNWMQDDGWPSGNNKTTDAKGTNEDADSFDDWNDFAGLANAQHLSSNLSNSRITGESGKSELAKNNDDKRIAGDDSGSPRNFDWMQANQWQGSNDQASGIATTNEGADSFDDWNDFTGSPVTQNPSGSVSYSEINVLAGKSGTSADCHQTKTEVGNSSSIEDFSWMQDEGWPGSNNKTTNTKGANEDADSFDDWNDFTGSANAQNLSSNLSNSEIKGETGKSDFAMDNDDKKISEGASGASRNFDWMNDDQWQGSNNQASGIVTTNDDADSADDWNEFTGSSLAQNPSNSVSYSEINALAGKSETSADSHQTKTEVGNSSSIDDFSWMQDGGWPDSHNKTTDTKGANEDADSFDDWNDFTGSANAQISSSNPSNSETTGKTGKSEFAMDSDDKRIAVGASGSSSFDWMKDDQWKGSHNQASGIATSNEGADSFDDWNDFTGSTVTQNPSSSVSYSEINVLAGKSETSADCHQTKTEVGNSSSIEDFSWMQDEGWPGKNNKTTDTKGANEDADSFDDWNDFIGSANAQYSSKNIDWKQDNQWQGSQNQASGILTADEGADSFDDWNDFTGSSVTQHPSSNASYSGQSVASDFHQTKKQVGANSSVQLQSFDWMQNDLCPVSQKKSNDPKTTNVVSDSFDDIWNGFKQKATTRDSSGTISIPVQTSSEQSSVLNLFSSSNKSHSVNF; encoded by the exons ATGGCGTTCGAGATGCCATTGGATCAGATAAAGCAGTTACAGATCTTGCTTCGCAAAGATGCCAACCTCTCGTGGTACGACACCGAAAAGAACGACCAACTCTCCCTCCCCAAGCTTCCTTCCGTTGCCGAAACCGTCGCCAATCTCGATCCCTCGCCACCGTACCTTCGCTGCAAGAACTGCGATGGTAGGCTCCTCCGCGGGGTGCAGTCCTCCATCTGCGTCTTTTGCGGCGCCAATCCTCACAAGGATCTCCCTCCCGAGCCCATCAAGTTCAAGGACACACTCGGTTACAAGTGGCTCCTTGATTCCCTTCAGCTCGATGGATCG GAGATGGTGGCACCtatggaggaggaggagaattCATCAAGCAGGAGGAGGAGTGAATCTAAAGATGAGATCCCCTTATCTGAGCTGCTAGATTTGGAAATTAGATGGCCAAGTGAGGCAGAGAGAACTCTGTCTAGTAATTCAGATTCGGAAGCATTCCAGGGGAAGAGTTCGTTGAGTTTGGCTGGAGTTGATCTTGATGGTTTTTTCGATCACAGGGAATCCGATTCAAATGCGTCTGGACAGACAATGGCTTTCGGAGATCAAGTGGGTGATACTGCTTCTTATAGTGCCATCCAAGCTGGTGAAAATCTTAGTTTGTTTCAGAATGTCCAAGCTTCAGAATTGGCTACACCTACAAGGTCTATGGAAGATCAGAGTGATGATTCCTTTTCTGGTTGGGCGGCCAACTTTAGATCCGCTAGTTCTGGTCCAGTTAATGAAGAGCCCGAGTCATCATTTGGTCATTCTAAAGTTCAAGATACAGTATCTGGATCCTCGAAAGATGATTTCAATCATTCAGTGTCCAAAGGAAATGATTGGTTTCAGGTTGATGGATGGAGAACTTCTAACCTAGAGGTACCTAACCAGAGCGGCAAACCAGAGCTGAATGTGGATTTTAATGATACCAAAACAGCAGAAAGCGCTACCAGTTCCTCTACCAGAAATTTGGACTGGATGCAAGATGACCAATGGCAAAGGAATGATAATAAAACAACTGCTGCTGTTGTTACTGAGGCGGTTGAATATTCATTTGATGGATGGAATGATTTTACTGGCTCAGCTAGAGCTAGTGCACAAGATCCTTCAAGTATTATTTCCAGATCAAATATAACTGAGCAGGTTGGAAAATCTGAAATTACCGCTGATAACAACAATACCAAAGCAGAAGGTAATAGCTCTTCTATTGAAGATTTCAGCTGGATGCAAGATGGCATATGGCCAGGTAGCAATAACAAGACAACTGATACCAAGAGTACTAATAACGTTGAGGATTCATTTGATGACTGGAATGATTTCAGTGGATCAGCCAGTGCACAATATTTGCCCAGTAATCTCTCCAACTCCAAGATAACAGGTGAGTCTGGCAAATCCGAACTTGCCAAGAATAATGATGATAAAAGAATAGCAGGAGGTGATAGTGGCTCATCTAGAAATTTTGACTGGATGCAAGATGATCAACAGCTGGTTAGCAATAACCAGGCTTCTGACGTAGTGACTACTAATGAAGATGCTGATTCATTTGATAATTGGAATGATTTGACTGGCTCCCCTGTTACACAAAATCCTTCCAATAGTGTTTTGTATTCTGAGACAAACATTCTAGCTGGGAAATCTGAGACTTCTGTTGATGCTCACCAAACCAAAACAGAGGTAGGTAATAGCTCTTCTATTGAAGATTTCAACTGGATGCAAGATGACGGATGGCCAAGTGGCAATAACAAGACAACTGATGCCAAGGGTACTAATGAAGATGCTGATTCATTTGATGACTGGAATGATTTCGCTGGATTAGCCAATGCACAACATTTGTCCAGTAATCTCTCCAACTCCAGGATAACAGGTGAGTCTGGCAAATCCGAACTTGCCAAGAATAATGATGATAAAAGAATAGCAGGGGATGATAGTGGCTCACCTAGAAATTTTGACTGGATGCAAGCCAATCAATGGCAGGGGAGTAATGACCAAGCTTCTGGTATTGCGACCACTAATGAGGGTGCTGATTCATTTGATGATTGGAATGATTTTACTGGATCCCCTGTTACACAAAATCCTTCCGGTAGTGTTTCTTATTCTGAGATAAATGTTCTAGCTGGGAAATCTGGGACTTCTGCTGACTGTCATCAAACTAAAACAGAAGTAGGTAATAGCTCTTCTATTGAAGATTTCAGCTGGATGCAAGATGAAGGATGGCCAGGTAGCAATAACAAGACAACTAATACCAAGGGTGCTAATGAAGATGCTGATTCATTTGATGACTGGAATGATTTCACTGGATCAGCCAATGCCCAAAATTTGTCCAGTAACCTCTCCAACTCTGAGATAAAGGGTGAGACTGGCAAATCTGACTTTGCCATGGATAATGATGATAAAAAGATATCAGAAGGTGCTAGTGGTGCATCTAGAAATTTTGACTGGATGAATGATGATCAATGGCAGGGGAGCAATAACCAGGCTTCTGGTATTGTGACTACTAATGATGATGCTGATTCAGCTGATGATTGGAATGAATTTACTGGATCCTCTCTTGCACAAAACCCTTCTAATAGTGTTTCGTATTCCGAGATAAATGCTCTTGCTGGGAAATCTGAGACTTCTGCTGATTCTCATCAAACCAAAACGGAGGTAGGTAATAGCTCTTCTATTGATGATTTCAGCTGGATGCAAGATGGAGGATGGCCAGATAGCCATAACAAGACAACTGACACGAAGGGTGCTAATGAAGATGCTGATTCATTTGATGACTGGAATGATTTCACTGGATCAGCCAATGCACAAATTTCATCAAGTAATCCCTCCAACTCTGAGACAACTGGCAAGACTGGCAAATCTGAGTTTGCAATGGATAGTGATGATAAAAGAATAGCAGTTGGTGCTAGTGGCTCATCAAGTTTTGACTGGATGAAAGATGATCAATGGAAGGGGAGCCATAACCAGGCTTCTGGTATTGCAACCTCTAATGAGGGTGCTGATTCATTTGATGATTGGAATGATTTTACTGGATCCACTGTTACACAAAATCCTTCCAGTAGTGTTTCATATTCTGAGATAAATGTTCTAGCTGGGAAATCTGAGACTTCTGCTGATTGTCATCAAACTAAAACAGAAGTAGGTAATAGCTCTTCTATTGAAGATTTCAGCTGGATGCAAGATGAAGGATGGCCAGGTAAAAATAACAAGACAACTGATACCAAGGGTGCTAATGAAGATGCTGATTCATTTGATGACTGGAATGATTTCATTGGATCAGCCAATGCACAATATTCCTCTAAAAATATTGACTGGAAACAAGATAATCAATGGCAGGGGAGCCAAAACCAGGCTTCTGGTATTTTGACTGCTGATGAAGGTGCTGATTCATTTGATGATTGGAATGATTTTACCGGCTCCTCTGTTACACAACATCCTTCTAGTAATGCTTCATATTCTGGGCAATCTGTGGCTTCTGATTTTCATCAAACCAAAAAACAAGTTGGTGCTAATAGTTCAGTTCAACTTCAAAGTTTTGATTGGATGCAAAATGACCTATGCCCAGTTagccaaaaaaaatcaaatgatcCCAAAACTACTAATGTAGTTTCTGATTCATTTGATGATATTTGGAATGGCTTCAAACAAAAGGCCACTACACGAGATTCTTCCGGCACTATTTCAATACCAGTTCAGACTTCTTCTGAGCAAAGTTCTGTCTTGAATTTGTTCAGCTCCTCAAACAAATCACATAGTGTGAATTTTTAG
- the LOC107481263 gene encoding uncharacterized protein LOC107481263 isoform X2, which translates to MVAPMEEEENSSSRRRSESKDEIPLSELLDLEIRWPSEAERTLSSNSDSEAFQGKSSLSLAGVDLDGFFDHRESDSNASGQTMAFGDQVGDTASYSAIQAGENLSLFQNVQASELATPTRSMEDQSDDSFSGWAANFRSASSGPVNEEPESSFGHSKVQDTVSGSSKDDFNHSVSKGNDWFQVDGWRTSNLEVPNQSGKPELNVDFNDTKTAESATSSSTRNLDWMQDDQWQRNDNKTTAAVVTEAVEYSFDGWNDFTGSARASAQDPSSIISRSNITEQVGKSEITADNNNTKAEGNSSSIEDFSWMQDGIWPGSNNKTTDTKSTNNVEDSFDDWNDFSGSASAQYLPSNLSNSKITGESGKSELAKNNDDKRIAGGDSGSSRNFDWMQDDQQLVSNNQASDVVTTNEDADSFDNWNDLTGSPVTQNPSNSVLYSETNILAGKSETSVDAHQTKTEVGNSSSIEDFNWMQDDGWPSGNNKTTDAKGTNEDADSFDDWNDFAGLANAQHLSSNLSNSRITGESGKSELAKNNDDKRIAGDDSGSPRNFDWMQANQWQGSNDQASGIATTNEGADSFDDWNDFTGSPVTQNPSGSVSYSEINVLAGKSGTSADCHQTKTEVGNSSSIEDFSWMQDEGWPGSNNKTTNTKGANEDADSFDDWNDFTGSANAQNLSSNLSNSEIKGETGKSDFAMDNDDKKISEGASGASRNFDWMNDDQWQGSNNQASGIVTTNDDADSADDWNEFTGSSLAQNPSNSVSYSEINALAGKSETSADSHQTKTEVGNSSSIDDFSWMQDGGWPDSHNKTTDTKGANEDADSFDDWNDFTGSANAQISSSNPSNSETTGKTGKSEFAMDSDDKRIAVGASGSSSFDWMKDDQWKGSHNQASGIATSNEGADSFDDWNDFTGSTVTQNPSSSVSYSEINVLAGKSETSADCHQTKTEVGNSSSIEDFSWMQDEGWPGKNNKTTDTKGANEDADSFDDWNDFIGSANAQYSSKNIDWKQDNQWQGSQNQASGILTADEGADSFDDWNDFTGSSVTQHPSSNASYSGQSVASDFHQTKKQVGANSSVQLQSFDWMQNDLCPVSQKKSNDPKTTNVVSDSFDDIWNGFKQKATTRDSSGTISIPVQTSSEQSSVLNLFSSSNKSHSVNF; encoded by the coding sequence ATGGTGGCACCtatggaggaggaggagaattCATCAAGCAGGAGGAGGAGTGAATCTAAAGATGAGATCCCCTTATCTGAGCTGCTAGATTTGGAAATTAGATGGCCAAGTGAGGCAGAGAGAACTCTGTCTAGTAATTCAGATTCGGAAGCATTCCAGGGGAAGAGTTCGTTGAGTTTGGCTGGAGTTGATCTTGATGGTTTTTTCGATCACAGGGAATCCGATTCAAATGCGTCTGGACAGACAATGGCTTTCGGAGATCAAGTGGGTGATACTGCTTCTTATAGTGCCATCCAAGCTGGTGAAAATCTTAGTTTGTTTCAGAATGTCCAAGCTTCAGAATTGGCTACACCTACAAGGTCTATGGAAGATCAGAGTGATGATTCCTTTTCTGGTTGGGCGGCCAACTTTAGATCCGCTAGTTCTGGTCCAGTTAATGAAGAGCCCGAGTCATCATTTGGTCATTCTAAAGTTCAAGATACAGTATCTGGATCCTCGAAAGATGATTTCAATCATTCAGTGTCCAAAGGAAATGATTGGTTTCAGGTTGATGGATGGAGAACTTCTAACCTAGAGGTACCTAACCAGAGCGGCAAACCAGAGCTGAATGTGGATTTTAATGATACCAAAACAGCAGAAAGCGCTACCAGTTCCTCTACCAGAAATTTGGACTGGATGCAAGATGACCAATGGCAAAGGAATGATAATAAAACAACTGCTGCTGTTGTTACTGAGGCGGTTGAATATTCATTTGATGGATGGAATGATTTTACTGGCTCAGCTAGAGCTAGTGCACAAGATCCTTCAAGTATTATTTCCAGATCAAATATAACTGAGCAGGTTGGAAAATCTGAAATTACCGCTGATAACAACAATACCAAAGCAGAAGGTAATAGCTCTTCTATTGAAGATTTCAGCTGGATGCAAGATGGCATATGGCCAGGTAGCAATAACAAGACAACTGATACCAAGAGTACTAATAACGTTGAGGATTCATTTGATGACTGGAATGATTTCAGTGGATCAGCCAGTGCACAATATTTGCCCAGTAATCTCTCCAACTCCAAGATAACAGGTGAGTCTGGCAAATCCGAACTTGCCAAGAATAATGATGATAAAAGAATAGCAGGAGGTGATAGTGGCTCATCTAGAAATTTTGACTGGATGCAAGATGATCAACAGCTGGTTAGCAATAACCAGGCTTCTGACGTAGTGACTACTAATGAAGATGCTGATTCATTTGATAATTGGAATGATTTGACTGGCTCCCCTGTTACACAAAATCCTTCCAATAGTGTTTTGTATTCTGAGACAAACATTCTAGCTGGGAAATCTGAGACTTCTGTTGATGCTCACCAAACCAAAACAGAGGTAGGTAATAGCTCTTCTATTGAAGATTTCAACTGGATGCAAGATGACGGATGGCCAAGTGGCAATAACAAGACAACTGATGCCAAGGGTACTAATGAAGATGCTGATTCATTTGATGACTGGAATGATTTCGCTGGATTAGCCAATGCACAACATTTGTCCAGTAATCTCTCCAACTCCAGGATAACAGGTGAGTCTGGCAAATCCGAACTTGCCAAGAATAATGATGATAAAAGAATAGCAGGGGATGATAGTGGCTCACCTAGAAATTTTGACTGGATGCAAGCCAATCAATGGCAGGGGAGTAATGACCAAGCTTCTGGTATTGCGACCACTAATGAGGGTGCTGATTCATTTGATGATTGGAATGATTTTACTGGATCCCCTGTTACACAAAATCCTTCCGGTAGTGTTTCTTATTCTGAGATAAATGTTCTAGCTGGGAAATCTGGGACTTCTGCTGACTGTCATCAAACTAAAACAGAAGTAGGTAATAGCTCTTCTATTGAAGATTTCAGCTGGATGCAAGATGAAGGATGGCCAGGTAGCAATAACAAGACAACTAATACCAAGGGTGCTAATGAAGATGCTGATTCATTTGATGACTGGAATGATTTCACTGGATCAGCCAATGCCCAAAATTTGTCCAGTAACCTCTCCAACTCTGAGATAAAGGGTGAGACTGGCAAATCTGACTTTGCCATGGATAATGATGATAAAAAGATATCAGAAGGTGCTAGTGGTGCATCTAGAAATTTTGACTGGATGAATGATGATCAATGGCAGGGGAGCAATAACCAGGCTTCTGGTATTGTGACTACTAATGATGATGCTGATTCAGCTGATGATTGGAATGAATTTACTGGATCCTCTCTTGCACAAAACCCTTCTAATAGTGTTTCGTATTCCGAGATAAATGCTCTTGCTGGGAAATCTGAGACTTCTGCTGATTCTCATCAAACCAAAACGGAGGTAGGTAATAGCTCTTCTATTGATGATTTCAGCTGGATGCAAGATGGAGGATGGCCAGATAGCCATAACAAGACAACTGACACGAAGGGTGCTAATGAAGATGCTGATTCATTTGATGACTGGAATGATTTCACTGGATCAGCCAATGCACAAATTTCATCAAGTAATCCCTCCAACTCTGAGACAACTGGCAAGACTGGCAAATCTGAGTTTGCAATGGATAGTGATGATAAAAGAATAGCAGTTGGTGCTAGTGGCTCATCAAGTTTTGACTGGATGAAAGATGATCAATGGAAGGGGAGCCATAACCAGGCTTCTGGTATTGCAACCTCTAATGAGGGTGCTGATTCATTTGATGATTGGAATGATTTTACTGGATCCACTGTTACACAAAATCCTTCCAGTAGTGTTTCATATTCTGAGATAAATGTTCTAGCTGGGAAATCTGAGACTTCTGCTGATTGTCATCAAACTAAAACAGAAGTAGGTAATAGCTCTTCTATTGAAGATTTCAGCTGGATGCAAGATGAAGGATGGCCAGGTAAAAATAACAAGACAACTGATACCAAGGGTGCTAATGAAGATGCTGATTCATTTGATGACTGGAATGATTTCATTGGATCAGCCAATGCACAATATTCCTCTAAAAATATTGACTGGAAACAAGATAATCAATGGCAGGGGAGCCAAAACCAGGCTTCTGGTATTTTGACTGCTGATGAAGGTGCTGATTCATTTGATGATTGGAATGATTTTACCGGCTCCTCTGTTACACAACATCCTTCTAGTAATGCTTCATATTCTGGGCAATCTGTGGCTTCTGATTTTCATCAAACCAAAAAACAAGTTGGTGCTAATAGTTCAGTTCAACTTCAAAGTTTTGATTGGATGCAAAATGACCTATGCCCAGTTagccaaaaaaaatcaaatgatcCCAAAACTACTAATGTAGTTTCTGATTCATTTGATGATATTTGGAATGGCTTCAAACAAAAGGCCACTACACGAGATTCTTCCGGCACTATTTCAATACCAGTTCAGACTTCTTCTGAGCAAAGTTCTGTCTTGAATTTGTTCAGCTCCTCAAACAAATCACATAGTGTGAATTTTTAG